A genome region from Phoenix dactylifera cultivar Barhee BC4 chromosome 18, palm_55x_up_171113_PBpolish2nd_filt_p, whole genome shotgun sequence includes the following:
- the LOC103723101 gene encoding small nuclear ribonucleoprotein SmD3b-like, producing the protein MSRSLGIPVKLLHEAAGHVVTVELKSGELYRGSMVECEDNWNCQLENITYTAKDGKVSQLEHVFIRGSKVRFMVIPDMLKNAPMFKRLDARIRGKGSALGVGRGRAVAMRARAQAAGRVGAAAGRGGVPPVRR; encoded by the exons ATGAGTCGGAGCCTGGGGATACCGGTGAAGCTGCTGCACGAGGCGGCGGGGCATGTGGTGACGGTGGAGCTCAAGAGCGGCGAGCTCTACCGTGGGAGCATGGTCGAGTGCGAGGACAACTGGAACTGCCAGCTTGAGAACATCACCTACACCGCCAAG GATGGAAAAGTATCACAACTTGAGCATGTTTTCATCAGAGGCAGCAAAGTAAG GTTTATGGTCATTCCTGATATGCTGAAAAATGCCCCAATGTTCAAACGTTTGGATGCAAGAATCAGA GGCAAAGGCTCAGCTCTTGGAGTTGGACGTGGCCGTGCAGTTGCTATGCGTGCTAGG GCTCAAGCTGCTGGTCGTGTTGGTGCTGCTGCTGGTAGGGGTGGTGTGCCTCCAGTAAGAAGGTAG